The proteins below are encoded in one region of Shewanella putrefaciens:
- a CDS encoding substrate-binding periplasmic protein, which produces MRVGTQASIKIPRQFYLPLPFLLGFTLLFLSAASSLVFAEESSPLASTTPQQAITLAAEDSWPPFANQFGQGISHRLITAAFRQSNIEVNSLVVPYSRALMMAEKGAVDGVFNVTREASTEQRFVFGTTPLFIATASFYHKKGQAIKAGNKWDLPKGTVVGVIKSYEYGDEFPLLVKQRQLNLVQVATQQQLINLLLIGRIDTALMFDLVAKDNLQKMGVGDEVIPAFNNHSSNIYLAFSKANPKSVLLAQALDKGLLQLKSDGQYQQLFATEQ; this is translated from the coding sequence ATGCGTGTAGGGACTCAAGCAAGCATAAAAATACCCCGACAATTTTATTTGCCCCTGCCATTTTTGCTTGGTTTCACTTTGTTATTCCTTTCGGCGGCAAGCTCCCTCGTCTTCGCCGAAGAAAGCTCTCCTCTGGCAAGCACAACTCCCCAACAGGCGATCACTCTGGCGGCGGAGGATAGTTGGCCTCCCTTTGCGAATCAGTTCGGACAAGGTATTTCCCACCGCTTAATTACCGCCGCATTTAGGCAATCTAATATCGAAGTCAATAGCCTAGTCGTCCCCTATTCCCGTGCCTTAATGATGGCGGAAAAAGGCGCTGTAGACGGTGTCTTTAATGTGACTAGAGAGGCGAGCACTGAGCAGCGATTTGTGTTTGGTACTACGCCCTTATTTATTGCTACAGCCTCTTTTTACCATAAAAAAGGACAGGCTATAAAAGCGGGCAATAAATGGGATCTGCCTAAGGGCACTGTCGTTGGGGTGATAAAAAGCTACGAATATGGTGATGAGTTCCCCCTATTAGTCAAACAAAGACAGCTCAACCTAGTGCAAGTTGCCACACAGCAGCAGTTAATTAATTTATTGCTGATAGGACGCATAGATACGGCGTTAATGTTCGACCTCGTCGCTAAAGATAATTTACAGAAGATGGGGGTGGGTGATGAGGTGATCCCTGCCTTTAACAATCACAGCAGCAATATTTACCTCGCATTTTCCAAGGCAAATCCCAAGTCAGTTCTGCTCGCTCAGGCACTGGATAAAGGATTATTACAACTTAAAAGTGATGGTCAATATCAACAACTCTTCGCCACAGAGCAATAG